In one Nicotiana tomentosiformis chromosome 6, ASM39032v3, whole genome shotgun sequence genomic region, the following are encoded:
- the LOC104104243 gene encoding F-box/kelch-repeat protein At3g23880-like — protein MGSRIEEEILSRLPVKSLLRFKCVSESWKTLISEPHFKKKHLNHAKNQNPPKMLIGQTCPKDDTFYFYSSSLSSHRIVEDVRNLDCPSNFVPGFCKIYCCCDGLFLIGIDNTPNYSILLLWNPLTRESIVLPDQNKDSNYSIYGLGYDPTSDDYKVLKVEDDEDYEDDDDCEISNEILSLKSGSWRKISDSNDKDYNCLSSADSMDCLAFVHGAFHWHGFTERNGFLFSVISFNISNEQYGEIPLPERMCLPSDMIDHGVAVLGGMLSINCVYCNGTNFFDLWVMKDYGVEESWIKLFTITNARIPSIIPIVPKYMFADGEVLFSCGRRTEFMTSKGPYGFSNLIWSLASDDIDTCGYVYTESLIFPEVNL, from the coding sequence ATGGGAAGTCGCATTGAAGAGGAAATCCTGAGCAGGCTACCAGTGAAGTCTCTTCTTCGATTCAAGTGTGTTTCTGAATCTTGGAAGACATTAATCTCTGAACCTCACTTTAAGAAGAAGCATCTCAATCATGCGAAGAATCAAAATCCCCCAAAAATGCTTATTGGCCAAACATGCCCTAAGGATGATACTTTTTACTTCTATTCTTCCTCTTTGTCGTCGCATCGTATCGTTGAGGATGTTCGGAATCTTGATTGCCCTTCAAACTTTGTTCCGGGCTTCTGCAAGATCTATTGTTGTTGCGATGGCTTGTTTTTAATTGGGATTGATAATACACCTAATTATTCAATATTGTTGCTGTGGAACCCCTTAACAAGAGAATCAATAGTACTTCCTGACCAGAATAAGGATTCCAATTATTCTATTTATGGATTGGGATATGACCCAACTAGTGATGACTATAAGGTGTTGAAGGTTGAGGATGATGAAGATTATGAGGATGACGATGATTGTGAAATATCCAATGAAATTCTCTCACTAAAAAGTGGTTCATGGAGAAAAATTAGTGATAGCAACGATAAGGATTATAACTGTTTGTCATCGGCCGATAGTATGGACTGTCTGGCATTTGTACATGGAGCATTTCATTGGCATGGTTTTACAGAAAGAAATGGCTTTTTGTTTTCTGTTATTTCATTTAATATTTCAAATGAGCAGTACGGAGAGATACCGTTGCCAGAACGAATGTGCTTGCCGTCTGACATGATCGACCATGGCGTAGCAGTGTTGGGAGGAATGCTCTCTATAAATTGTGTTTACTGCAATGGAACTAATTTTTTTGATTTATGGGTAATGAAAGACTACGGCGTAGAAGAATCTTGGATTAAATTATTTACCATCACAAATGCCAGGATTCCTTCCATCATACCAATCGTACCCAAGTATATGTTTGCTGATGGTGAAGTTTTATTCAGCTGCGGAAGAAGAACCGAATTTATGACATCCAAAGGACCATATGGATTTAGCAATCTAATATGGTCTCTAGCTAGTGATGACATTGACACATGTGGATATGTTTATACGGAAAGTTTGATCTTTCCAGAAGTAAATCTCTAG
- the LOC104104251 gene encoding small ribosomal subunit protein uS17, with the protein MAEQTEKAFLKQPGVFLSSKKTGKGKRPGKGGNRYFKSIGLGFKTPREAVEGTYIDKKCPFTGNVSIRGRILAGTCHSAKMNRTIIVRRNYLHYVKKYQRYEKRHSNIPAHISPCFRVKEGDHVIIGQCRPLSKTVRFNVLKVIPAGSAGGGKKAFTGM; encoded by the exons ATGGCGGAGCAG ACGGAGAAGGCGTTTTTGAAGCAGCCAGGTGTTTTTCTAAG CTCGAAGAAGACAGGGAAAGGGAAAAGGCCAGGAAAGGGAGGCAATCGCTACTTTAAGAGTATCGGTCTAGGGTTCAAGACTCCTCGTGAGGCTGTTGAAG GTACATATATTGACAAGAAATGCCCATTCACTGGCAATGTTTCTATCCGAGGTCGTATCCTTGCTGGTACATGCCACAGTGCTAAGATGAACAGAACCATCATTGTTCGACGCAACTACTTACATTATGTCAAGAAGTACCAGAG ataTGAGAAGAGGCACTCAAACATTCCAGCGCACATATCACCATGCTTCCGTGTGAAAGAGGGAGATCATGTTATCATTGGACAGTGCAG GCCTTTGTCCAAAACCGTGAGGTTCAATGTCTTAAAGGTGATTCCAGCTGGTTCTGCTGGTGGAGGTAAAAAGGCTTTTACCGGGATGTGA